Proteins from a single region of Acidianus ambivalens:
- a CDS encoding PaREP1 family protein, producing the protein MLRPLTSAEAYLKEAEEFLAKEDTANASEKYYKAAEEAIKILALKNNIKALKEAKEKGGWDLKLLNDAVDELAKIYGDRIITDWSAAVSLITLNLSIEVIKELSTYVIDIVELASTNKEMA; encoded by the coding sequence GTGTTAAGACCTTTAACCTCAGCAGAAGCTTACTTAAAAGAGGCCGAAGAGTTTCTAGCCAAGGAAGATACCGCAAATGCTAGTGAGAAGTATTATAAAGCAGCAGAAGAAGCAATAAAAATCCTTGCTTTAAAAAATAATATTAAAGCTCTTAAGGAAGCTAAAGAAAAAGGAGGATGGGATTTAAAACTGCTTAATGACGCTGTAGATGAACTGGCTAAGATTTACGGTGATAGAATTATTACAGATTGGTCTGCAGCAGTAAGTTTAATTACGCTTAATTTATCCATTGAAGTGATAAAGGAATTATCCACTTATGTGATAGATATTGTCGAGCTCGCCTCAACAAATAAAGAAATGGCTTGA
- a CDS encoding MFS transporter encodes MEKSKISVVSRMERLPLSKIHYKFLLLVMGGEWVETLMLLGNGVIATVLSAVLFSSLSTAVTAITTAFFLGETLGSVLFGRLSDLKGRRTVFLVNLLLFGGGTIIAGFMSNFYAISALMFIAGIGVGGEFPLVDTYTSEMMPAKYRGRGVALVYTLAVTSAPVIAIVTYFSSHPLNYYSWRIPLWFMGAAALVVWALRTRLDESPRWLESKGRHDEANKIVEKWENAVLKEGKVLPEPEKVEVVEEHSKISELFSKDLRTRTIMMLIFQFFQSGIFYGFVVLAPSFLLAKGISLVKTLLFSIIIDTGFIAGSVFNYFIIDRVDRKYGIIGSAIFAGILGTLFALVSNVFLTVLLGFLVAFTLWNFSNFFHTYQAEIFPTRVRSTGAGLVYSVSRFSTSILVLMITDFFLPRGLLATFGIIWVFIAIVSLDIGLLGPRTTGKKLEEISR; translated from the coding sequence ATGGAGAAATCAAAAATAAGCGTCGTAAGTAGAATGGAAAGGCTTCCCTTAAGTAAAATACATTATAAATTCCTACTCTTAGTCATGGGTGGAGAATGGGTAGAAACGCTCATGCTCTTAGGAAACGGAGTTATAGCTACTGTCCTTTCAGCAGTTCTGTTCTCCAGTCTAAGCACTGCAGTCACTGCAATAACTACAGCGTTCTTTTTAGGAGAAACACTAGGTAGTGTGCTGTTCGGGAGACTTTCCGACTTGAAAGGCAGGAGGACGGTATTTCTAGTTAATTTATTATTATTTGGCGGAGGAACTATAATTGCAGGATTTATGAGCAATTTTTATGCAATCTCTGCATTAATGTTCATTGCCGGAATAGGAGTGGGAGGAGAGTTTCCCCTAGTTGATACTTATACTTCAGAAATGATGCCAGCGAAATACAGAGGTAGAGGCGTAGCACTAGTTTATACTTTAGCAGTAACTTCCGCACCGGTAATTGCAATAGTTACTTACTTCTCTTCTCACCCACTTAACTACTACTCTTGGAGGATTCCATTATGGTTCATGGGTGCTGCAGCACTAGTAGTCTGGGCTTTAAGAACTAGGCTGGACGAATCTCCTAGGTGGTTAGAGAGTAAAGGAAGGCATGATGAGGCAAATAAGATTGTTGAAAAATGGGAGAATGCTGTATTGAAGGAAGGGAAGGTGTTGCCTGAACCTGAAAAAGTTGAAGTTGTTGAAGAGCATTCTAAGATCTCTGAGCTTTTCTCCAAGGATTTAAGGACAAGGACTATAATGATGTTAATATTCCAATTCTTCCAGTCTGGAATATTCTATGGTTTCGTAGTATTGGCTCCATCTTTTCTGTTAGCTAAGGGAATAAGCTTAGTTAAGACCTTGCTGTTCTCAATAATAATTGACACTGGATTCATTGCAGGAAGCGTGTTTAATTATTTCATCATTGATAGGGTTGACAGGAAATACGGAATAATAGGCTCTGCAATATTTGCCGGGATTTTGGGAACACTTTTTGCACTAGTATCAAACGTTTTCCTGACAGTATTACTAGGATTTCTAGTTGCCTTTACTCTATGGAATTTCTCAAACTTCTTCCACACTTATCAGGCAGAAATATTCCCAACGAGAGTTAGGTCTACTGGTGCAGGGTTAGTTTATAGCGTAAGTAGGTTTTCCACGTCAATCCTTGTGTTAATGATAACTGACTTCTTCCTACCTAGAGGATTACTAGCGACTTTCGGAATAATATGGGTGTTCATAGCAATAGTATCTCTGGACATAGGTTTACTAGGACCAAGAACTACAGGAAAGAAATTGGAGGAAATATCAAGATAA
- the cas6 gene encoding CRISPR system precrRNA processing endoribonuclease RAMP protein Cas6: protein MFSSYTLTVKMKYERGKYNNFTGKISKIVLLTEFPELEILFKPAKGFFKPIHVSPPINKDVIYPFYERGVLREVSLDGEYKIKIGIPDELSKGFEEKIKNDIGVRTRIKVEGAILEFTLENFEKNEFKIGDRIKLCFSPTLLSNPFIINRDYRKFLPSPSAVFWIPYALLKNKNSVTPQEIADIEGRITETWKSRIKTIWIPYDTRKEPVMIGKVEYKLLRNDEETRKLVETALTLGVGSSRASGFGHVELC from the coding sequence ATGTTCTCTAGTTATACCCTCACCGTAAAGATGAAATACGAAAGAGGAAAATACAATAATTTTACTGGAAAAATAAGTAAGATAGTCCTTTTAACCGAGTTCCCTGAGCTGGAGATTTTATTTAAACCAGCAAAGGGATTTTTTAAGCCAATACACGTCTCTCCTCCAATAAACAAGGATGTAATTTACCCTTTTTATGAGAGGGGAGTTTTGAGGGAGGTTTCTCTTGACGGCGAATATAAAATAAAGATAGGAATTCCCGACGAGCTGTCAAAAGGGTTTGAGGAGAAGATTAAAAACGATATTGGAGTTAGGACTAGAATAAAAGTTGAGGGAGCAATTCTAGAGTTTACTCTGGAGAACTTTGAGAAGAATGAATTTAAGATAGGCGACAGGATAAAACTATGCTTTTCTCCAACTTTACTTTCAAATCCTTTCATTATTAATAGGGATTATAGGAAATTCCTCCCCTCTCCTTCTGCAGTCTTTTGGATTCCTTACGCCCTTTTGAAGAATAAAAATAGTGTGACTCCTCAGGAGATTGCGGACATTGAAGGTAGGATTACTGAAACTTGGAAGAGTAGGATAAAGACTATTTGGATTCCCTACGACACTAGGAAGGAGCCGGTAATGATAGGTAAAGTTGAATATAAGCTGTTGAGGAATGACGAGGAGACTAGGAAATTAGTTGAGACTGCACTTACTCTAGGAGTTGGTTCTTCTAGGGCAAGCGGTTTCGGCCACGTTGAGCTTTGTTAA
- a CDS encoding APC family permease encodes MKRGEKEVSLAEATAIGLGAIIGAGIFVLSGTSIALAGSYSLLAFIFIGVLSVLTALILGELATILPHVKGSTYSYAFEAFGHELGMLAGVMVYFSYSTSISAIAEGFGSYLSSLVGMHLVIPFAILLIGVLTAVNLLGIQKAAEADLILVLLKLSVLSFFIAFAIIIALPHFTPYHFYSTPQQSTVTNFFSASVAIFFAYTGFQVITTFADKVRGGPRAAARAVMISVVVSMVFYVLVVLSMIILVPASEFKIVADPLEFALSYAKAPSWVIYVIDAGGLIATTSATLAMILASGRTLYQMSLDLGLPSFLKKYDEERDVPINTVIISSAIAVVTLFSGNIFVIASISNFGLLFSFVVSALALVHYRRKGVVGSYKTPFYPYSVALTVVLLLSLLLGFPREALEINMGIMIIIIFASYVAKDIREERKR; translated from the coding sequence ATGAAAAGGGGAGAAAAAGAGGTAAGCCTTGCTGAAGCTACTGCAATAGGCTTAGGCGCAATTATAGGCGCAGGAATATTTGTCCTTTCTGGAACATCGATAGCACTAGCAGGTTCTTATTCCCTCCTGGCGTTTATCTTCATAGGAGTTCTAAGTGTTCTAACTGCACTAATTTTAGGAGAATTAGCGACAATCTTGCCTCACGTTAAAGGTTCGACTTACTCTTACGCATTTGAGGCTTTTGGCCATGAACTCGGAATGTTAGCTGGCGTAATGGTTTACTTCAGTTACTCAACCTCAATTTCCGCAATAGCAGAAGGATTCGGCTCGTATTTATCTTCCCTTGTAGGTATGCACTTAGTAATACCCTTTGCTATCCTTCTAATAGGAGTCCTAACTGCCGTAAATTTGTTAGGAATACAAAAGGCAGCAGAGGCTGACTTGATTCTAGTATTGCTAAAGCTTTCTGTGCTGTCATTTTTTATTGCTTTTGCCATAATAATTGCTTTACCTCATTTTACCCCTTATCATTTTTACTCTACTCCTCAGCAATCTACAGTGACAAACTTCTTCTCAGCAAGTGTTGCAATATTTTTTGCCTACACCGGCTTTCAAGTAATTACGACCTTTGCTGACAAGGTTAGGGGTGGCCCAAGGGCCGCCGCAAGGGCGGTAATGATAAGCGTGGTAGTGAGTATGGTATTTTACGTGTTAGTAGTTTTATCAATGATAATCCTAGTGCCCGCCTCAGAGTTTAAGATAGTTGCAGATCCACTTGAGTTCGCTTTAAGTTACGCAAAAGCTCCGAGCTGGGTAATTTACGTAATTGACGCAGGAGGATTAATCGCAACTACTTCAGCTACATTAGCAATGATATTGGCCTCAGGTAGGACGCTTTACCAAATGAGCTTAGACTTAGGCTTACCTTCTTTCCTTAAGAAATACGACGAGGAAAGGGATGTGCCAATAAATACCGTAATAATTTCCTCAGCAATTGCAGTAGTAACTCTCTTCAGCGGTAACATATTTGTAATAGCATCAATAAGCAATTTTGGTTTACTATTCTCTTTCGTGGTCTCCGCCTTAGCTTTAGTACATTATAGGAGGAAAGGCGTTGTCGGAAGTTATAAGACTCCGTTTTATCCTTATTCAGTAGCGTTAACAGTAGTTTTACTCCTCTCTTTGCTTTTAGGCTTTCCAAGGGAAGCCCTAGAGATAAATATGGGAATAATGATAATCATAATCTTTGCGTCTTACGTAGCAAAGGATATTAGGGAAGAGAGGAAAAGATAG
- a CDS encoding aquaporin, whose amino-acid sequence MYTLLKSSLWRYFAEFVGTFILFGDSAIVAFTLTGQPNFGFIMISWGFRIVLAIYAVGPISGAHINPNVTLAFAVTKRIKWVDVIPYIIFQTLGAATAAGVLLLWWRYN is encoded by the coding sequence GTGTACACGCTCTTAAAATCGTCATTATGGAGATACTTCGCAGAATTTGTTGGCACTTTCATATTATTTGGCGACAGTGCGATAGTCGCTTTTACGCTTACGGGTCAACCAAATTTCGGATTTATTATGATAAGTTGGGGGTTCAGAATAGTATTAGCAATTTACGCTGTAGGTCCTATTAGTGGAGCCCATATAAATCCTAATGTAACATTGGCTTTCGCAGTTACAAAACGTATTAAGTGGGTTGATGTAATTCCTTATATTATATTCCAGACCTTGGGAGCAGCTACTGCAGCTGGAGTTCTCCTGCTGTGGTGGCGTTATAACTAA
- a CDS encoding sulfocyanin: MDKKKMVLLGLSAIILIIGGVFFGMAMSHVATTTSHSPSMSSTSTSTTSSSSTTNSSTSTSSSSSSGYTWG; this comes from the coding sequence ATGGATAAGAAAAAAATGGTCCTCTTAGGCCTCTCTGCAATAATCCTAATAATAGGAGGAGTTTTCTTCGGTATGGCAATGAGCCACGTAGCCACTACAACAAGTCATTCACCGTCAATGAGCAGTACATCTACTAGTACTACAAGCTCATCGTCTACTACCAATAGTTCGACCTCTACAAGCTCTTCATCGTCTTCTGGCTATACGTGGGGTTAA
- a CDS encoding AsnC family protein yields MLIQKETLKLSEVLYYLQRFGDLNPKIIGAISRIKDAEKLVQWLRDRYHYRLFPFARYEILGLKKYYVTIYFNYYDVSIDDLYDLFDWTTVFIMRDLMNPLIINVSILYTSRDFENILDYLQDEGIIYHYDVHKVEEEKFYPIDYSVFDFERGEFQDFLPFSREPFELPDLTEGFSPDDLDVKIIGKKQERTDLSLKDLSKALGISFKDVLYHTQAHVVGKGLIKGYDVYLYRPDFRLEVLFSEKEVLDELTKIPRMYFVYKLDNKSYVAHISDVSSRLIPYLKFISNLKKKDTIEVYIHPTDESHLLTASIPYEHFEKGRWNFNTEVMMLRAEKLVKKLEENST; encoded by the coding sequence GTGCTAATTCAGAAAGAGACTCTTAAGCTTTCTGAAGTATTATATTACTTACAGCGATTTGGAGATTTAAATCCTAAGATTATTGGTGCAATTTCCAGGATTAAAGATGCAGAGAAGCTTGTTCAATGGTTAAGAGATAGATATCATTACAGGCTATTTCCCTTTGCTAGATATGAGATTTTAGGATTGAAAAAGTATTATGTAACCATATATTTTAATTACTACGACGTTTCAATTGATGATCTTTATGATCTATTTGATTGGACTACAGTATTTATTATGAGGGATCTTATGAATCCTCTTATAATTAATGTGTCTATCCTTTACACTTCTAGGGATTTTGAGAATATTCTAGATTATTTACAAGACGAGGGAATAATCTATCACTACGACGTACATAAGGTTGAGGAGGAAAAATTTTATCCTATTGATTATTCCGTCTTTGATTTTGAGAGAGGCGAATTCCAAGATTTCTTACCTTTTAGTAGAGAGCCTTTTGAATTACCCGATTTGACTGAAGGGTTCTCACCAGATGACCTTGATGTAAAGATTATTGGCAAAAAACAAGAGAGAACAGATCTTTCACTTAAGGATCTTTCTAAGGCTCTAGGCATTTCTTTTAAAGATGTACTTTATCATACTCAAGCTCATGTAGTAGGTAAAGGATTAATAAAAGGTTATGATGTATATCTTTATAGGCCAGATTTTAGGCTAGAGGTTCTCTTTAGTGAGAAGGAAGTTCTAGACGAATTAACTAAAATACCTAGGATGTATTTTGTCTATAAGTTAGATAATAAAAGTTATGTAGCACACATAAGTGACGTTTCATCACGATTAATTCCTTACTTGAAGTTTATTTCTAATTTGAAGAAAAAGGATACAATAGAGGTTTATATTCATCCAACAGATGAAAGTCATTTACTTACTGCCTCAATACCTTACGAGCACTTCGAGAAAGGAAGATGGAACTTCAACACGGAGGTCATGATGCTAAGAGCGGAAAAACTGGTGAAGAAGCTTGAGGAAAATTCTACATGA
- a CDS encoding ABC transporter permease subunit: protein MRPSFYDFKKTLLRVFSISILIIFIVSGVAMAYQIIQVSQLVPSNYENLNVMGYVYVSPNYKVSICGIVFNNQGKPIPSATICILSSGKVIASTETLTNGFFNVTVKYAPNLYLLVKYNGLERSEDISSIISPIGIIFSYNQQQQEDIGPLVNQTLEFFDISLFSNFGPCYLYNAEIVIMCNNNLVIFPHDNSNITLEFVHSCHIQNHRIVTPLKSLNLSLRALTPIYITVNIPPMTNSIIVSSYTHYNALQRELNFSLPYSKYTIIYSEITPNILPLFCFFMLFFPFVIIYLAYTSFARLRSTGELEFILVRPITKCKIFISRFFANVLITTVSSFLLIPTTAIIFSIKIGLYLPMHLILLISLIPLSSLLSYLAITYMYSTIIKSGGTVLGLGFFTYIIIRIVIPIIGIITNTYNEITNYLVPGSILCYISELVTERKVRVNVELEIISTILWIIIPSIISYVIIKKRDM from the coding sequence ATGAGGCCTTCCTTTTACGATTTTAAAAAGACCTTACTTAGAGTTTTTTCAATTTCAATTCTAATTATCTTTATAGTAAGCGGGGTTGCAATGGCTTACCAAATAATTCAAGTATCTCAATTGGTTCCTTCAAATTATGAGAACCTTAATGTTATGGGCTACGTTTATGTTTCTCCTAATTATAAAGTTAGTATTTGCGGTATTGTATTTAACAATCAAGGTAAACCTATTCCTTCAGCCACCATTTGCATCTTGTCTTCGGGCAAGGTTATAGCTTCAACAGAGACTTTAACTAACGGATTTTTTAACGTTACAGTTAAATATGCACCTAATCTTTATTTGTTGGTAAAATATAACGGTTTAGAGAGGAGCGAGGATATTTCCTCTATAATATCTCCAATTGGAATAATATTTTCATATAATCAACAACAACAAGAAGATATTGGACCATTAGTTAACCAGACATTGGAATTTTTTGATATATCGCTTTTCAGTAATTTTGGTCCCTGCTATTTATATAATGCTGAAATAGTAATAATGTGTAATAATAATCTAGTAATATTTCCGCATGATAATTCTAACATAACATTGGAATTTGTTCATTCTTGCCATATACAAAACCATAGAATAGTAACCCCTCTAAAAAGCCTAAACCTCTCACTAAGAGCATTGACCCCAATTTATATTACAGTAAATATACCTCCAATGACTAACAGTATAATAGTTTCCAGTTATACGCATTATAACGCTTTGCAAAGAGAGCTTAACTTCAGCCTTCCATACTCAAAATATACGATAATTTATTCCGAAATTACGCCTAACATTTTACCATTATTCTGTTTCTTTATGCTATTTTTCCCATTTGTAATAATTTATTTAGCTTACACAAGTTTTGCCAGATTAAGAAGTACTGGAGAGCTAGAATTTATCTTAGTCAGACCAATAACAAAGTGCAAAATCTTTATCTCTAGATTCTTTGCGAATGTATTAATTACTACAGTCTCATCTTTTCTATTAATTCCAACTACCGCAATTATATTCTCCATTAAAATAGGATTATACTTACCTATGCACTTAATTCTACTCATTTCACTAATTCCTTTATCTTCACTCTTATCTTATCTAGCAATAACTTACATGTACTCTACCATCATAAAATCTGGCGGAACAGTTTTAGGCCTAGGGTTTTTCACTTACATAATCATACGAATTGTAATACCTATTATAGGAATAATAACCAATACTTATAACGAAATAACAAATTATCTAGTTCCAGGGTCAATACTATGTTATATTAGCGAATTGGTAACAGAACGTAAAGTAAGAGTTAACGTGGAATTGGAAATAATATCTACAATACTTTGGATAATTATACCATCAATAATAAGCTACGTTATAATAAAAAAGAGGGATATGTAG
- a CDS encoding helix-turn-helix domain-containing protein — translation MPSKDEIVKAILRVTGGDENKEFTKTAIAHELGMTKSTTTIDKIIKELESEGFIKFKEKRGQGIYYVLAKKQVEEKKAEEHDMKNLKDALREVLEEYFGKPKSFADLDRTYDFMKDSLGYVRIDNLRKQLGMSIEQFMAKFGDYILQHYELIPGGEEGFIKGGVMYGIIRRKR, via the coding sequence ATGCCAAGTAAAGATGAAATAGTTAAAGCAATACTTAGAGTTACTGGAGGAGATGAAAACAAGGAGTTCACAAAGACTGCTATTGCCCACGAATTAGGAATGACGAAAAGTACGACAACGATAGATAAAATTATTAAAGAGTTAGAGAGCGAAGGCTTCATAAAATTTAAGGAAAAAAGAGGTCAAGGAATTTATTACGTTTTAGCTAAAAAGCAAGTAGAAGAAAAGAAGGCAGAAGAGCATGATATGAAAAACCTAAAGGATGCGTTAAGGGAAGTTTTAGAGGAATACTTCGGCAAACCTAAAAGCTTTGCCGACCTAGATAGGACATACGATTTCATGAAGGACTCACTTGGCTACGTGAGAATAGATAATCTAAGAAAACAGTTGGGAATGAGCATTGAACAGTTTATGGCTAAGTTCGGAGATTACATTTTGCAACACTACGAGCTTATACCCGGCGGTGAAGAGGGCTTCATAAAAGGAGGAGTGATGTACGGAATAATAAGGAGGAAGAGGTAA
- a CDS encoding ABC transporter ATP-binding protein: MITVERISKRFGSRKVLDNVSFDVKDGEIAGFVGLNGAGKTTTIRILAGVLTPNSGDVLIDGISIVKEKEKASTHVGWVPELPLFDPNAKALDYFVFIAGYYGISKSDALSLGKRLFEEVGLAGREKDKLRNYSQGMKRRFLLAVSLISDPKNFLFDEVLNGLDPEGIQFFRDMALKLKKEGKSVLFSSHILSEVESIADKVIFIHQGKILRIMEMNEIRKIVKSNDLKIILGKADDNVLSIAKSFGKPELNGNTLIIHDFNGELSELSSKLSHYEVLEVSRLKNSLEDVFFKIINGEL; encoded by the coding sequence ATGATTACCGTAGAGAGAATAAGCAAGAGATTCGGCAGTAGAAAAGTTTTAGATAACGTATCTTTCGACGTTAAAGATGGAGAAATTGCGGGCTTTGTAGGGCTTAACGGCGCAGGTAAGACCACAACTATCAGAATCTTAGCCGGCGTACTGACGCCAAACTCAGGAGACGTACTTATTGACGGCATAAGCATAGTAAAGGAGAAAGAAAAAGCTTCAACACACGTTGGTTGGGTTCCAGAATTGCCTCTTTTTGACCCTAATGCCAAAGCTTTAGATTACTTCGTTTTTATTGCAGGTTATTATGGAATATCAAAAAGTGATGCATTAAGCCTAGGAAAGAGGCTATTTGAGGAAGTAGGCCTTGCAGGGAGGGAAAAGGATAAACTGCGCAATTATTCTCAAGGGATGAAGAGGAGGTTTTTATTAGCAGTTTCATTAATTTCTGACCCAAAGAATTTTCTCTTTGACGAAGTACTCAACGGTCTTGACCCTGAAGGAATACAGTTCTTTAGGGATATGGCGTTAAAGCTTAAGAAAGAAGGAAAGTCTGTGCTCTTTTCTTCGCACATTTTAAGCGAAGTTGAGTCAATAGCTGATAAGGTGATCTTCATTCACCAAGGTAAAATCTTGAGGATAATGGAAATGAATGAAATAAGGAAGATTGTTAAATCAAACGATTTGAAGATAATTTTAGGCAAAGCTGACGACAATGTACTAAGTATTGCTAAATCTTTCGGAAAGCCAGAGCTTAACGGCAACACGTTGATTATACACGATTTTAACGGAGAGCTGAGCGAATTATCTTCAAAGTTATCCCATTACGAGGTACTGGAGGTAAGTAGGTTGAAGAACAGTTTGGAGGACGTATTCTTTAAGATAATAAACGGTGAGTTATAG
- a CDS encoding PaREP1 family protein produces MILFKPVRSKAVEEAIKIIAVRGNLVKAKDRWKSELLFEAARKTGNKEIVEILLIAWELHVDGFHEMKLTSNRLFEVKDKIRRILNYV; encoded by the coding sequence ATGATATTGTTCAAGCCAGTGAGAAGTAAAGCAGTAGAAGAAGCAATAAAAATCATAGCAGTTAGAGGAAATCTAGTTAAAGCAAAAGATAGATGGAAATCTGAATTGCTTTTCGAAGCGGCTAGGAAAACCGGTAATAAAGAAATTGTAGAAATTTTGCTAATAGCGTGGGAATTACATGTAGACGGCTTCCACGAAATGAAATTAACTTCCAATAGATTATTTGAAGTAAAGGATAAAATAAGGAGAATTTTAAATTATGTCTGA